A window from Primulina huaijiensis isolate GDHJ02 chromosome 11, ASM1229523v2, whole genome shotgun sequence encodes these proteins:
- the LOC140987737 gene encoding agamous-like MADS-box protein AGL23 yields METNSAKKKTRVRLNIEMKKIESKKNLQVTFTERRKGLFGKAGELAALCDSGITILVRSPAGKISSFGYPSADSVIHNYESARTSYNYSPSEGDITDAKNVYFQAVARLEEQMRIESAMKEISTGDNGKF; encoded by the coding sequence ATGGAGACTAACTCGGCGAAGAAGAAGACTCGGGTGCGTCTAAATATCGAGATGAAGAAAATAGAGAGCAAAAAGAACTTGCAAGTGACATTCACGGAGCGCCGGAAGGGTCTATTCGGAAAAGCCGGGGAATTGGCCGCTCTCTGCGATTCTGGGATAACGATCCTCGTGCGATCGCCGGCTGGCAAGATTTCCTCATTCGGGTATCCTTCGGCTGATTCTGTCATCCACAATTACGAAAGCGCGCGTACTTCCTATAACTACAGTCCCTCAGAGGGAGACATCACAGATGCGAAGAATGTGTATTTCCAGGCCGTAGCGCGATTGGAAGAGCAAATGAGGATCGAATCCGCGATGAAAGAAATCTCTACCGGAGACAACGGAAAGTTCTAG
- the LOC140987738 gene encoding agamous-like MADS-box protein AGL62, translated as METNSAKKKTRGRLKIEMKKIESKKKLQVTFTKRRMGLFRKAGELATLCGSGIAILVRSPADNISSFGYPSADYVIHNYESTCTSYNYSPSEGDSTDAKNGYFQAVARLEEQKRIEYAAKEEDRIRGERNLYWRQQKVLVG; from the coding sequence ATGGAGACTAACTCGGCGAAGAAGAAGACTCGGGGGCGTCTAAAAATCGAGATGAAGAAAATAGAGAGCAAAAAGAAGTTGCAAGTGACATTCACGAAGCGCCGGATGGGTCTGTTCAGAAAAGCCGGGGAACTGGCCACTCTCTGCGGTTCTGGGATAGCGATCCTCGTGCGATCGCCGGCCGACAATATTTCCTCATTCGGGTATCCTTCGGCTGATTATGTCATTCACAATTACGAAAGCACGTGTACTTCCTATAACTACAGTCCCTCAGAGGGAGACAGCACAGACGCGAAGAATGGGTATTTCCAGGCCGTGGCGCGATTGGAAGAGCAAAAGAGGATCGAATACGCGGCGAAAGAAGAGGATCGAATACGCGGCGAAAGAAATCTCTACTGGAGACAACAAAAAGTTCTGGTGGGATGA
- the LOC140987739 gene encoding MADS-box transcription factor 23-like — protein sequence MLIAKDNSTTTLKRKTTQGRKKIEIKKIENLSNQQVTFSKRRVGLFKKASELCILSGAEVVVIVHSLGKRVFAFGHHTTDVVVDRFLKDMSEPGSGGKSWENCASTAKAREFNKHYMDKRKELIEGRRGLRRAMGTTWEEGSGGTIQWILWMWKSWRSTWQPLGS from the coding sequence ATGTTGATTGCAAAGGATAACAGCACCACCACGTTGAAGAGGAAGACCACCCAAGGTCGGAAAAAgattgaaatcaagaaaatcgaGAACCTAAGCAACCAGCAAGTAACATTCTCCAAGCGGCGCGTGGGACTGTTCAAGAAAGCAAGTGAGCTCTGCATCCTCAGCGGCGCAGAAGTAGTCGTTATCGTCCACTCGCTGGGGAAGCGCGTGTTTGCGTTCGGACATCACACAACGGATGTCGTGGTCGACCGCTTCCTGAAAGACATGTCGGAGCCCGGAAGCGGCGGCAAGAGTTGGGAGAACTGCGCATCCACAGCAAAGGCACGTGAGTTTAACAAGCATTATATGGATAAGCGGAAGGAGTTGATTGAAGGCAGAAGAGGACTGCGGAGGGCTATGGGTACAACGTGGGAGGAGGGTTCTGGTGGGACGATCCAGTGGATTCTATGGATGTGGAAGAGCTGGAGAAGTACATGGCAGCCCTTGGGGAGTTGA